AGGACACCTGTTGCTCGGCAGCGTCACAGTAGCCGTCGGCATCGGTATCCGCGCCGCCGGTGCCGACGCACACGCCGCCTTCGCAAACGTCGCTTGTCGTGCATATGTCGTCGTCTTCGCAACGGAAGCCGTCGACCATTGGCGTCCCGGGCTGACAGGTCTGCCCGGGGCCGCAAGTCTCGATTCCGTTGCACAACTCCCCGTCATCGCACTCCGCGTCCGAAGTGCACGCGGCGGCCACTCCAACGGCGGTGAGCAAGAAGATCAGCATCGCCGCAGTTGCCGCGATCCCCCGCCCCACGCGCGCATAATGCTTGCCGGCGAGCGGAAATCCCCGGTTCGGCCCCATTATGGCTCTATTCGGACAATACAGCATGAGGCGCCCCCTTTCTCAGCGCGCGCGACCCATTCCGTGGCGCGTCAATCCGACACACGTACAGCTTCCCTGTCACACGGGCGGGGGCGCGTTGTCAAGAAAATTCTCTGGCGCGCCGGCGTTCCGGCGAGCTTCCTGGCAACTGGATGCGGATCGGTAAGGATCAGGAGCCCTGCCGGGCCCCGGCGACGCGAGTCGTTTGCCGTCGCCGTGCGAACGTGGCACGGTGGCGCGTCGGGGAGCTTGCCGTGCTGGTCGCCCTGGTCGCGCTCGTCCTTCTCATCGGAAATCCCGCTCCCGCCGCAGATTGCTCCGGCGACTGCAATACCGATGGTCAGGTTACCGTCGATGACCTCCTGACGCTGGTAACCATCGCCATCGGCGACCGCGCCCTCTCGGCCTGCCCGATCGGCGACGCCAACGCCGACGGCGCCATCGCCATCGACGACATTCTGACCGCGGTCGCCAACGCGGTAAACGGCTGCCCGCCGCCGACCCACAGCCCTACGCCGGCGCCCACCGCTTCGCCGACGCCAGCTCCCGACGCGACGGCAACCGCAACGCTTCCTGCAACCCGGTCCCCAACACCCGTGTCGTCACCGGTTCAGCCGGCCACCGCGACGGCAACAGAACCACCCACGGCAACGGCGCCGCCGACCGCGACACCGCCGGCCACCGCAACATCGCCCGCCGCCGTAACACCCTCGGCCACCGCCACGCCGCCCCCGAGCGCCACGGCCACACCGGAGCCCTCGGCCACCGGAACGACGTCGTTCACCGCCTCGCCGAGCGCCGGACCCAGCTCGACGCGCACACCGTCGCGCACCATGACCGGGTCACCCACCGCAACCGGCCCGCCGACCTTCACACGTACACCGTCTCGATCTCCGACGAGGACCCCGACCCGCACGGCGACTCGCCCCCCAGTCCCCACCGCTACCCGTTCGGCCACCGCGCCACCAGGCACCGCAACCGTAACCCCGACGCCGCTGGTGTATTGCCGCGAACCTCCCGGCGGACTCCTCATCCCGGACGGCAACGCCAGCACCGGGGTAACGGATTCGATGACCATACCCGATCTCGGCGGCGTCACACGCCTGCGCGTTCACGTCACCATCGACCATGGCCTTGTCGGCGATCTCATCGTCGAACTCGAGCATGTCGACAGCGAACGCGTGGCTTTGTTGCTCGACGCCCCCGGCCATCCGATCACCGAGTACGGCTGCGACAAGGCCAACGTGAACTGCGTTTTCGACGACACCGCCGTCCTCGAAGCGGAGTTGATGTGCAACCCGACGCCGCCGGCGATCGGTGGCACGGTCCTGCCCATCGACCCGTTGCTACCGCTCGCCCTCGATGCCGTCGACGGCACCTGGGAACTCAGTGTCTACGACGAGATCTTCGAGGTCCAGGGACGCCTCCTGCGCTGGTGCCTCGAGTTCCGCTGATGCCGCGACCTTGAAACCCTGAGCGCGGTTGGCTACCTAGCGAGCCACAGTTACACCGGTCGCTTCGGGAAGTTCATGCAGCACCATCAGCACCATCGTACGTGCGCCACTGAACGTGCGGTGCCTCCGGTTAACGAGTTACACGAAAGGGAGGAATCGCAGATGGCGACCGGAACCGTGAAATGGTTCAACGCAGAAAAAGGCTACGGCTTTATCCGCCAGGAGAATGGCGAAGACGTCTTCGTCCACTACTCCGCAATCGTCGGCGACGGGTTTAAAAGCCTGGAGCAGGGCGAGCAGGTGAGTTTCGACGTCACCGATGGCCGCAAGGGCCCGCAGGCGAGCAACGTCTCCAAGGCCTGATCTGCCTCATCCAACGGAGACGCCAGCCGCACCGGCGGCCGGCGTCTCCCGTTGACTCTCCCCTTCCTACCGGTAACAGTCGGCGAATGTCGACTTTTGCAATCGTTTCGGATCCCCACGTCGCGATCCCAAATCCCGAGACCGGCTGGACGCCGCCGCCCATGCCGCACGAGCCAACGATGTACGCCCAGAGCGTCGAGCTCGTGACCGCCGCAATCGAGGAAATCAACGCCGACCCTACCATCGACTTCGTCGTTGTTCTGGGCGACCTCACCAAGGATTCCGAACCCTACAACCACAGCCGGGCCCGTGAGATATTCAGCGGCTTTCGCAAGCCGGTCTTCTGCATCTCCGGCAATCATGACCAGCCGCGCCCGCCCCGCCTGCGGCCGGCCAATCTGCTCGACCCCGACGTCGCCCCGGTGCGGACCCCCGAGATTCCCCGCCTGTACGGCGATTTCGGCTTCGATCGGACCGACCGTATCGCCTATAGCCGCAATCCTACGGCAGACATACATCTCGTCGGCATCTGCTCGGCGAAACCCGACGACGACCGCGGCTACATCGCCCCTGAAATCCTCGCCTGGCTCGACGACGACCTCACCCGTAACGCGGGCAGCGGTCGCGAGCCCATCGTCATGCTGCACCACAGTATCATCGAGCACGTTCCCGGGGAGCGCGTGAACCCGCACTTCTCGTGGTTCCACGTCGAGAACGTCGACGATTTGAAAGCCGTGCTGCGCAAACACGCCGTCCGCATCTCGCTCACGGGGCATCTGCACATTCAGGACGTCAAACGGGAGAACGGACTGTACAATATCGTCACCTCGTCCCTCGCGGGCTATCCGCACGCCTACCGCGTCGTAACCCTGCACGACGGGACGCTGAGCATTCGCAGCCGCAGGCTGAAGGCGATTCCGTCGATTCCGGACCTGCAGGCATACTCGCGGCGCTTCACCGGGGATGCGTTCGTCGGCATCCTGACCGACGTGATGGGCGCCGCCCCCTTCAATTACACCCGCGAGCAGGCCGAGACGCGCGCCGAGGCGCTGCGCGACTGGTGGCCAAACATCGCCGACGGCGATGAGCGCTTCGCTTACACGGAAGAACAGGTTGGCGATCCCATGCTCGCCTCCTACGTGAACGGCTTCAGCGACAGCGATCCGCCGGACAACGATCTGGCGATCGAATTGAAGGCGCGGTCCTGAGGGTTAGCAGGCGCCCACCGCGCAACCGCGGGTCCGGGTTCGATTGCTTGCCGGCCGGCGCTGCCCTGCTACTTTCCCGAGCGAGGCCGAATCCGTGCGCACTGCCGAGGTCGTCATTGTCGGGGCCGGTTTTGCCGGTGCCGCGACCGCGTATCGTCTTGTTCGCCGTGGCGTGCGCAACGTCGTCTTGATCGAACGGGAGCCGGTACCCGGAATGCACGCCTCGGGACGTAACGCCGCCCTGGCGTTCCAGGCACTGGCCGATGCGGTGGAGGCACGTCTGGCCGTGGAAGGGGCGGCGTTCATTGCCGCGCCGCCGGAAGGATTTGCCGATGCGCCGCTGCTCCGGCGTACCGGTTCGCTGCTGGTCGCCGGTGCCGAGGGGGTCACCGCGCTGCGCGCACTGGAAACGCCTTTGCGCGCACTCGGCCTCTCGCAGGCGGGTGCGATTTCCGTGGCCGACGCGCGGCGCGCCGTTCCGGCGCTGCGTGGCGCCCCGTTCGCCGCCGCCTTCTGGAACCCATCCGACGGCGTGGTCGACATTCATGCCTTGCTGCGGGGCTATCTCGACGGAGTCCGTGCCCACGGGGGCCGCGTGGTCTATCGGCGCATGCTCACGGGCGTCGAGACCGCGGGTGGACGTGTCGCCGGCGTTGCCACCGACGACGGAAACATCTCGACGCCGTGCATCGTCGACGCCGGAGGGGCATGGGCCGGCACGGTGGGCGCGCTCGCCGGAGTCGGTACGCGGACGCTGCAGCCGCGCCGGCGCCATCTCTTCCAGACTGCGGTCGATATCCCCATCGACCGCGATTGGCCGTTCGTGTGGCACAACGATCTCGACGTGTACTTCAGGCCCGAGGGCGACGGCTTGTTGACGAGCCCGTGCGACGCGACCGATCACCCACCCGTCGAGCCCGTCGTCGACGAGACGGCGGCGCAGTTGCTCGCCGACAAGATGCCGAGGGCGTTCCCGGCGCTGGCCGGCGCGCGCATCGTTTCCGGGTGGGCGTGTCTGCGCACCTTCTCTCGCGACGGCCGCTTCGTCATCGGCCGCGACCCCGATCTCGACGGTCTGGTGTGGGTCGGTGGTCTGGGCGGCCACGGCATGACCACCAGTCCCGCCGTGGGCCGCCTCGGCGCCGCGGCGGTCTGCGGCGAAACCTCCGAAGCCCTGGCCTACTTCTCGCCCGCCCGACTGGCTTGAGAGGTCGAGATCGATCCGTTAGAGGTCGACGAGGCTCGCACCGCCATGGCCTCCAGTTCCAGCCCGCTGCCGAAGATGATGCTCGGCTTTGTCGTTCGCCGTTGTGCGACCGCGCTCGGCCGCGCACCCTCGCCCGAGGAACTTGCGGAGTGGGCCAACAACTACCGGGAGGGTGGCCGTACCGTGTACCTCTTCGGACGCAAGATCTCGCCGGCCGAAGCGCGCCTAATCCTCCGCTACCCAAGCCGGCCGGTCACCGCCCGCGGCGCCAGGCCGGCCGAGCAATCCCCTGCCGATTGCGACCTGCCCCCCAATGTCGTTCGTCTGCCGGATCCGACCCGACGTCGCGGGCGCCGGGCCGGCCGGTGACGGCCCGCACCCGCCATGCGGCCGCGTGACCTTGCCGCGCTGGAGCTGGATCGCGTTGGCGCTCGACTCGCCGACTTCGCGCATTCGATCCCGGGTAAAGAGCGCTGCCGCGAACTGAAGCCGCTGGCAAGTCGCGATGCGGCGGTCGCCGCCCTCGACGAAGCGTGGCAGGCGGTGCGGCTGATCGAGGAGGCGGGCGACCTTCCGCTCGGCGAATTTCCCGACATCCGTATCACCCTGCGGCGCGCCAGCCACGAGGGCTTTGTGCTCGACGGCCCGGCGCTGATCGAGGTCCGCGCAGTGGTCCAGTCGGCCGCTACGCTGCGCGCGTTTCTGCTGCGCCATGCGGAGAGCTTCACGCGCTTGGCCGGGTTGCCCGAGCGCCTGCGGCCGCTCCCGGCCTTGCGGACCACCCTGGAACGCGCCCTCGACGAACGCGGCGAGGTCACCGACGACGCCAGCGATGAACTCGCCGAGGTACGGCGGACGGTGCGGCAGTTGCGCGAACAGGTGACGCGCCGCCTCGATCGTCTGCTGGAACGGCCCAGCATGACGGAGCTGGCCGCCGATAAGTTCGTCACGCTGCGCAACAACCGCTTCGTGATACCGATCCGCACCGCTGTCGCCGGGCGATTTCAGGGGGTGGTGCAGGATCGTTCGGTGTCGGGAGAAACTACGTTCGTCGAGCCGCTGTTCGCCGTCGAGCTTAACAATCGCCTGCTGCTCGCGGCCAAAGAGGAGGAGCGTCTCGTCCGCCGTATTCTCGCCGATCTGACCGAACTGGTGCGTGACGCTCATGAAGCGTTGGCGGAGACCTTCGCCGCTCTGACGGATATCGACGTACTCTCCGCCAGGGCGCGTTTCGCCCGCCAGTACCGGTGTACCCAACCGCTGCTCGACGACGCGGAAGTGGACCTGCGCGCCGCCCGGCACCCGGGCTTGCTGTTCACGGAACGCCCGGTAACTCCGATCGACCTGCGCCTGCCGTGCGGCAAGCGCGTGCTTGTCGTCACTGGACCGAACACCGGCGGCAAGACGGTGGCCCTGAAGACCCTCGGCTTGCTCACGCTCATGGCTCAAAGCGGGCTGCTCGTCCCCGCCGCGGAAGGCAGCCGGCTGCCTTACGTCACCTCGGTCTACGCCGACGTCGGCGACGACCAGAGCATCGAACGTAACCTGTCGACCTTCTCTGCCCACGTCGCCAATCTCGCGCAAATCCTCGCCGCCGATCTGACCGCCGCCCTGGTTCTGCTCGACGAGCCGGGTGTCGGCACCGACCCGGAGGAAGGCGCGGCACTGGGAATCGCCCTCATCCGGGCACTGGCCGCCCGCGGCGCTCGCGTCGCAGTGACGACCCACTACGCGGCGCTGAAGGTGTTCGGTCTGACCGACGCGAACTGCGTGACGACCGCGGTGGACTTCGACGTCGAGCGCCTCCAGCCGCTCTATCGCATGACCTACCACTCCGTCGGCGAGAGTCTGGCGCTGCCGATCGCGCGTCGCCTCGGCTTACCGGCCGCCGTTCTGGACGCGGCGGAGCACGAGCGCTCGGCCGACGCGCGGGCGCTTTCCGCTGCCATGACGCGGCTGGAAAGCGCCCGCCGGACTTACGAAGAACGCCTGGCCGCGGTCGAACAGGATGCGCGCGCCGCGGCGGCTGCCCGGGCGGAGGCCGAACGATTGCAAAGCGAGTTGCTCGGCAAACGGCAGCATGCCTGGCAGGACGAACTGGAGTCGGCGAGGTCGTTTGTCAGGGACTTGCGGGCCGAAGGCCGTGAGATGATTGCCCGTCTGGAGCGCGGCCAGGCGGACCGGCGGGCGCTCGAACGGCTGGTGCGTGCGCAGGACACGGCCGTGCGGGAGCGCGCGGCAGCGGTAACGGTGCCGGCCATGGCAGAACCGGTGCCGGCGGGGCCGCCCCGCGCCGGCGACGAGGTGGTGGTGGGAGACCGGGGCATACGCGGGCAGTTGCTCAGCGTCGACGGGGATCGCGCCTGGATACAGCGCGGCAACATGCGCTTCGAGGTCGCCACGGCCCTCCTGCGGCGGGTCGAACCGGTACGCAGCGTGCAAGTTGCCGTTCGTCTCGAAGCGGCGCCGGCCGAGGCGGCGCCGGAGATCAGCCTGATCGGCATGCGGGTGCGCGAGGCGATTGCCGCCCTCGACGGATTCCTGGATCGGGCCGCGCAGACGAGTCTTGGTTCGGTTCGTATCATTCACGGCATCGGCAGCGGCGCGCTGCGCCGTGCCGTTGCAGAGTACCTTTCGATGTCACCCTATTGCGTCGGCTTCCGCTCCGGCGAGGCGAATGAGGGTGGGGCAGGAGTCACGATTGCCGAGCTCGCGTCCGGGTAGCCAACCGGCGCCCAACCGCAAAGTCGGCTGAGGAAGTACCTCGATGCGCGGCCACGGGGCGGGTCCCGCTCGCCTCCGCTCGCCTTTCCGGCTACGTTCGACGGCGATAAGTGGGTGAGGAGTCGCGCGCCCCCGAATCGCCGTTATTACAAGGGATGCCCATGCCCACACCGCAGGAGATCCTCGAAACGCTCAAGACCGTGAAGTACCCGGGTCTCGGCCGCGACATCGTTTCGTTCGGCCTGGTCAGGGACATCGAGGTCGGATCGGACGGAATCACCGTCATATTGGCCCCCACCACGACACGGGAAGAGGCGATCGCCGAGTTGCGGGCGGCCGTTGCCCGGGCGGTGACGACGATGCCGGGAGTGGCCACGGTCGACATCGTCATCGCTCCACCGCCACCCCCTGCTCGGCGGGCGAGTTCGACCCCGGCCGGCCTCCCGGGCGTTACTCATATCGTGGCCGTGGCCAGCGGCAAGGGCGGCGTCGGTAAGTCAACGGTAGCGGTCAATCTGGCCCTGGCCCTGGCCCGGTCGGGAAACCGGGTCGGCCTCCTCGATGCGGATGTTTACGGACCGAGTGTGCCCCTCATGCTGGGGCTGACGGAACGGGCCGCGGCCACCGCCGACAAACGAATTCTTCCCATCGATAAGTTCGGTATCAAGATCGTTTCGCTGGGTCTGTTCGTCGACGACCGAACCCCGATCATCTGGCGCGGGCCGATGCTCGGCAAGGCGTTGACGCAGTTCCTGCGCGACGTCCAGTGGGGCGATCTGGATTACCTGGTCATCGACCTGCCGCCGGGAACCGGCGATGCCCAGCTCACCATCACGCAGCAGGTTGCGCTTACCGGTGGGCTGATCGTTACCACGCCGCAGGATGTCGCTTTGCTCGACGTCAGACGTGGTGTGGCCATGTTCCAGCAGGTCGACGTTCCCGTCCTCGGCGTGGTCGAGAACATGAGCTACCACATCTGTGGCGGTTGCGGCGCTCGCGCCGAGCTGTTCGGCCACGGCGGCGGTGCGCGCATGGCCGCCGAGCTTCACGTACCGTTTCTCGGCGAAGTCCCGCTGGTGCGCGACATACGTGCCGCCGCCGACGCCGGGGAGCCGATCGTTGCCGCCGATCCCGACCATCCGCAGAGCCGGGCTTTTCGCGAGATCGCGCAACGCCTGGTCACCGAGTTGGCCGAGCGCCGGCTAGCGGCAAAGGGGTGAGAGGCGACCGGGAGCCTCGCCCTCCCCATCCGAATTCCTCGCGCCGTGCGCGCAAACTCGGAAATCGCGGATCAGGCTCTATTCGCCAGCACGACCCCCGCAATGTGGCGGCCGATAGCCAACGACGCCGTGGCCGCCGGCGATGGCGCGTTCAGAACATGCACGGCATTCGGCGTTTCGACGATGTGGAAGTCGTCAACCATCGACCCGTCGGCGGCAACGGCCTGCGCCCTTACGCCGGCGCCGCCCGGACCCATGTCCGACTCGCGCAAGTCCGGCACCAGGCGCTGCAGCGCGCGAAGAAACGCCTGCTTGTTCGCGGAGCGGTACATCTCATAGAGGCCGGTGCGCCAGTAACGCGCGCTCATCGCCCAGAAGCCGCGATAAGCTATCGTGCCGAGAACCTCGCGCGGTCGCACGGTGGTCCAGCGGTATCCTTCGCGAGCCAGGGCCAGCACGGCGTTGGGCCCGGCCTCCACTTCGCCTCCGATGCGGCGCGTGAAGTGAACGCCGAGGAAAGGGAAGGTCGGGTCCGGCACCGGGTAGATCAGGCCGCGAACGACCCGCTGCTCCGGCCGCAGCGTGTAGTACTCGCCGCGAAACGGGATGATGCGGACGTCGGGGCGCAACCCCATCGACACGGCGACGCGGTCGGCGTGCAGGCCGGCGCAGTTAACGAGCTTGTGCGCGGTCAAAGATCCGGAAGTCGTCTCGATGTGCACGCGGCTACCGGTCACGCCGATCGATTGCACGCGGGCGTGGGTGCGAATCGTCACATCCCGCTCGCGCAGGACCGTGGCGAAGGCGCGAGCGACTTCCCCGAAGTCGACAATGCCGGTGTGCGGCGAGTGCAATGCCTGTACGGCCCGCGCGTGCGGCTCGATCTGCCGCAGTTGCGCGGGATCGACGATCGCGAGACCCGGGACTCCGTTCGCGATGCCGCGCTCGTGCAGTGCATGCAGGCGCGGGACCTCGGCGGCGTCGGTGGCGACGATGACCTTGCCGCAGCGTTCGTAGCGAATGCCGTGCGTGTCGCAGAACTCGGTTAGCAGTCGCGCTCCTTCGACGCAGAGCCGCGCCTTGTGCGATCCCGGCTTGTAGTAGATGCCGGCGTGGATGACGCCGCTGTTGTGTCCGGTCTGATGTCGCGCGACGTCGCTTTCCTTCTCGAGCACCGTAATGGCCGCGCCGCTCCGCTTCTCGCTCAACGCGAGCGCGGTTGCCAGGCCCACGATTCCGCCGCCGACAATGGCGATGTCCGTGTCCGGCGCACTCACCGCGGCACCCGTTTCGCTTCGATTAGTCTCGCCTTTGCGCGAGCGTGCGCGAACCTTCGCGGAATATGACGTCGATCTTGTCGCCGCGCTCCGAGGTCACCACGCCGAGCCCGAAGGTCGGGTGGGCCAACAGATCGTTCACCCGGAAGGCGTCGCGAACCGAGTACGAGCGTGCTGCACCCCCGTCACGGCCGCGGACGAGGGCGTCGTAGTCGACCGGCGGGTTGCCGGTTCGGGGCGAGGTCCGCCGCGCCCCCGGCGCCGACGATCGGCTCCGGGTTGCCCGCGTGGTAGAGCCCGGCGCGTTCGCCCGCCATGCGTGCTGCGCCCCACACGTATTGCAGTGAACGCGGGTGATGCGTTCCCGTATTAGCGCTTCGATGGTATGCGCCAGCACCAGCTTGCACTTCGCGCACCATCCATCGACGTTCTGCCCGACGCTCCGGTTTCCCATGCAACCTCCAGGACCACCGAACCCGGACGACGGGCGGTGGGTCCCGGGACCATAGCGCTGCAACGCGCGGCCGCCAGTCCCGACGCCACCCATTCTGACGAGCCCGCGCCGAGAGGACGGCGCTCCTTCTCCTTCCAGCCGGCCCTCGCACGAGATGTTGAGGGTCTGGCTGAGGACCCGGGATTGGGGCTTTGGACTTGAGGCCCAGGATGCGGGTAGATCTGGTGGACGAGGGTAGACGTAGGGGCACGTTGCTACGTGCCCCTACGTCGGATGATGTTACGGGCACGTTGCTACGTGCCCCTACGTCGGATGACGATGCGACCGCGGATGACGGTTGATTGATCCTGCCATGAGCCGATTCGACCCCGACACCCATCGCCGCCGCTCGGTCCGCCTGCCCGGTTATGACTATGCCCAGGCCGGCTGGTATTTCGTGACGGTCTGCACGCATGACCGCGCGCTCCTCTTCGGCGATGTGGTGAACGGGGCAATGCAGCCGAACGACCTTGGCGAGATCGTGGCCGAGGAATGGGCGCGGACCGCCGCGATGCGCCCCACCGTGACGGTCGATGCATTCGTTATCATGCCCAATCACATCCACGGCATCATCGTGATCGGTAGGGATAGGGGCACGTTGCAACGTGCCCCTACCGTTTCGGGCGCCGATGCGGGCGCCCCACGTGCGACAACAACGGAACGATTCGGCAAGCCGACGCCCAATTCCATCCCCACCATCGTCCGCCTGTTCAAATCCGCGACCACCAGGCGGATCAACGCGCGGCGCGGACTCCCTGGTGTGCCGGTGTGGCAACGCAATTATTACGAACACATCATTCGCGACGAAACATCCCTGCACCGTATCCGGCAGTACATCGGCGACAATCCGGGGCGATGGGACAGAGACCCGGAAAATCCGGCGTACGGGCACGTTGCTACGTGCCCCTATCCCGGATGGCGTACGGGCACGTTGCTACGTGCCCCTATCCCGGATGGCGTACGGGCACGTTGCTACGTGCCCCTACTATTTCGCCCGGGGCTGGCGTTTCGTCGAGGCGCACGGTCCGCGCGGCGCGAAGGTTTTCCGAAACGTCGCCGGCGGGCGCCGGCAAGGTCGCTACAGGTCGCGATAGCTCGCTAACTCGATCTCGCGTTTCGGTAGCGCCTCTCGCACCCGCGCGCTGCACAAAGCTTCCACCTCTGCGTCGCACTCGTAGTCGCGGGGACGCCACCGCGCCGCTTCCGCGTCGACGTGACTGGCGTGGCAGTAGATCTCCGTCGTCCCCCGCGGCAGAGCCGCGAGCACGCCGAGCAGGTACGCCTCGGTGACGTGGCCGCTCTGGTGCAGCCCGAAGACCCGATCGACGCAGCGGATGCCTTGCGCGGCAAGCCGCGGCGCCGCATACCTCGCCAGACTCCGGAAGATCGCCGCCTCTGCGACCTTGCGCGCCGGCGCGCGCCGGTCGAGCCGCAGCGACGTGCGCAGCGGCTCCCGCGGCAGACGCAACGCCCGAATCCCATAATCCGGCGCGAACTGCAGAAGGATGTTCAGCACCGTCGGATGGACGTGGACGTTCAGATGGCCGTCGACGTGTGAGAGGGGCAGGCCGGTCGCCGAGAACGCCTCCAGTTGAGCGCGGATCTCCCGCGCCAATTCCGCCCGGATGCGCGGCGTGAAGAAGTAGCGGAACCCGGCCGCAACCGGACTCGTGCGAAACATACCGTCCGCCCCGACGAGCCGCGGGATCGCCGGCGGCAACACGGCCGCCCGGCCCTGGACCAGTACGAGGTGCAGCCCGACGGAGAGAGTTGGCGTCTCTCGCGCCAAACGCGCAGCCTCGTCGCACGCGGCACCGGTGACCATCAGGCCGGCGTTCGTAAGGATACCGTTGCGATGCGCCCCGAGGATGCCCGCGTTCACGCCGGAAGAAAGGCCGAAGTCGTCGGCGGAGACGATGAGACGCCGCATTGCCGGGTTCGCCACCAAACGGGCTCGGCCTCTCTGTCCCGCGGGCTCTTCACCCTCTCATCGGGATAGCGCCCCGGACGGGGGCGAACTCGAAGCTGCAGACAGAGCGCGCAGCAAGCCCTGCTGGCGCCAGAGTATAATCAGCCCGATGAATGCCCATGTCAGCTCGCGGATGCGCCGGACGATACCCGCCGCCAGTCCCTTGGCCGGTCCGAGACCGAGGACCGTGAAGATCAAGACCTTGCCCCCCTCCTGCGTCCCGGCTTTCACCGGCACGAAGAACAGCAGAC
The window above is part of the Candidatus Binatia bacterium genome. Proteins encoded here:
- a CDS encoding endonuclease MutS2 codes for the protein MRPRDLAALELDRVGARLADFAHSIPGKERCRELKPLASRDAAVAALDEAWQAVRLIEEAGDLPLGEFPDIRITLRRASHEGFVLDGPALIEVRAVVQSAATLRAFLLRHAESFTRLAGLPERLRPLPALRTTLERALDERGEVTDDASDELAEVRRTVRQLREQVTRRLDRLLERPSMTELAADKFVTLRNNRFVIPIRTAVAGRFQGVVQDRSVSGETTFVEPLFAVELNNRLLLAAKEEERLVRRILADLTELVRDAHEALAETFAALTDIDVLSARARFARQYRCTQPLLDDAEVDLRAARHPGLLFTERPVTPIDLRLPCGKRVLVVTGPNTGGKTVALKTLGLLTLMAQSGLLVPAAEGSRLPYVTSVYADVGDDQSIERNLSTFSAHVANLAQILAADLTAALVLLDEPGVGTDPEEGAALGIALIRALAARGARVAVTTHYAALKVFGLTDANCVTTAVDFDVERLQPLYRMTYHSVGESLALPIARRLGLPAAVLDAAEHERSADARALSAAMTRLESARRTYEERLAAVEQDARAAAAARAEAERLQSELLGKRQHAWQDELESARSFVRDLRAEGREMIARLERGQADRRALERLVRAQDTAVRERAAAVTVPAMAEPVPAGPPRAGDEVVVGDRGIRGQLLSVDGDRAWIQRGNMRFEVATALLRRVEPVRSVQVAVRLEAAPAEAAPEISLIGMRVREAIAALDGFLDRAAQTSLGSVRIIHGIGSGALRRAVAEYLSMSPYCVGFRSGEANEGGAGVTIAELASG
- a CDS encoding metallophosphoesterase → MSTFAIVSDPHVAIPNPETGWTPPPMPHEPTMYAQSVELVTAAIEEINADPTIDFVVVLGDLTKDSEPYNHSRAREIFSGFRKPVFCISGNHDQPRPPRLRPANLLDPDVAPVRTPEIPRLYGDFGFDRTDRIAYSRNPTADIHLVGICSAKPDDDRGYIAPEILAWLDDDLTRNAGSGREPIVMLHHSIIEHVPGERVNPHFSWFHVENVDDLKAVLRKHAVRISLTGHLHIQDVKRENGLYNIVTSSLAGYPHAYRVVTLHDGTLSIRSRRLKAIPSIPDLQAYSRRFTGDAFVGILTDVMGAAPFNYTREQAETRAEALRDWWPNIADGDERFAYTEEQVGDPMLASYVNGFSDSDPPDNDLAIELKARS
- a CDS encoding cold-shock protein — its product is MATGTVKWFNAEKGYGFIRQENGEDVFVHYSAIVGDGFKSLEQGEQVSFDVTDGRKGPQASNVSKA
- a CDS encoding FAD-binding oxidoreductase: MRTAEVVIVGAGFAGAATAYRLVRRGVRNVVLIEREPVPGMHASGRNAALAFQALADAVEARLAVEGAAFIAAPPEGFADAPLLRRTGSLLVAGAEGVTALRALETPLRALGLSQAGAISVADARRAVPALRGAPFAAAFWNPSDGVVDIHALLRGYLDGVRAHGGRVVYRRMLTGVETAGGRVAGVATDDGNISTPCIVDAGGAWAGTVGALAGVGTRTLQPRRRHLFQTAVDIPIDRDWPFVWHNDLDVYFRPEGDGLLTSPCDATDHPPVEPVVDETAAQLLADKMPRAFPALAGARIVSGWACLRTFSRDGRFVIGRDPDLDGLVWVGGLGGHGMTTSPAVGRLGAAAVCGETSEALAYFSPARLA
- the hpnK gene encoding hopanoid biosynthesis-associated protein HpnK, whose product is MRRLIVSADDFGLSSGVNAGILGAHRNGILTNAGLMVTGAACDEAARLARETPTLSVGLHLVLVQGRAAVLPPAIPRLVGADGMFRTSPVAAGFRYFFTPRIRAELAREIRAQLEAFSATGLPLSHVDGHLNVHVHPTVLNILLQFAPDYGIRALRLPREPLRTSLRLDRRAPARKVAEAAIFRSLARYAAPRLAAQGIRCVDRVFGLHQSGHVTEAYLLGVLAALPRGTTEIYCHASHVDAEAARWRPRDYECDAEVEALCSARVREALPKREIELASYRDL
- the apbC gene encoding iron-sulfur cluster carrier protein ApbC; the protein is MPTPQEILETLKTVKYPGLGRDIVSFGLVRDIEVGSDGITVILAPTTTREEAIAELRAAVARAVTTMPGVATVDIVIAPPPPPARRASSTPAGLPGVTHIVAVASGKGGVGKSTVAVNLALALARSGNRVGLLDADVYGPSVPLMLGLTERAAATADKRILPIDKFGIKIVSLGLFVDDRTPIIWRGPMLGKALTQFLRDVQWGDLDYLVIDLPPGTGDAQLTITQQVALTGGLIVTTPQDVALLDVRRGVAMFQQVDVPVLGVVENMSYHICGGCGARAELFGHGGGARMAAELHVPFLGEVPLVRDIRAAADAGEPIVAADPDHPQSRAFREIAQRLVTELAERRLAAKG
- the lhgO gene encoding L-2-hydroxyglutarate oxidase, whose amino-acid sequence is MSAPDTDIAIVGGGIVGLATALALSEKRSGAAITVLEKESDVARHQTGHNSGVIHAGIYYKPGSHKARLCVEGARLLTEFCDTHGIRYERCGKVIVATDAAEVPRLHALHERGIANGVPGLAIVDPAQLRQIEPHARAVQALHSPHTGIVDFGEVARAFATVLRERDVTIRTHARVQSIGVTGSRVHIETTSGSLTAHKLVNCAGLHADRVAVSMGLRPDVRIIPFRGEYYTLRPEQRVVRGLIYPVPDPTFPFLGVHFTRRIGGEVEAGPNAVLALAREGYRWTTVRPREVLGTIAYRGFWAMSARYWRTGLYEMYRSANKQAFLRALQRLVPDLRESDMGPGGAGVRAQAVAADGSMVDDFHIVETPNAVHVLNAPSPAATASLAIGRHIAGVVLANRA